Proteins from one Streptomyces sp. NBC_00390 genomic window:
- a CDS encoding C40 family peptidase yields MAQQTLTLPGRQAPRRAGAPVSHRRPRTRTPRRSGEREVWWALPFMMVLFALFVLLGAGLIVNEPNGSSSASRPPASLVPQHPAAPEPPQTRPTLPSQRVQKPAEPAEPRPGRDAARPTGVKKVLLRPGDTLYSLAHEHDTTVKALQKLNNLGTSTLIYACDTLRVPSTPSPTGHEPRADSHHRPAPAPKDTDTLSKKRPAKGGAAAVAFAKAQVGKPYIWGGTGPRGYDCSGLVMRAWQKAGVHLPRTTWGQVDAGKATTRAKLLPSDLVISNGGGHVALYIGNGKVVHAPRTGSTVTIAPLPPASQVVAYRHITT; encoded by the coding sequence ATGGCTCAGCAGACGTTGACCCTGCCCGGCAGGCAGGCACCGAGGCGGGCAGGGGCCCCGGTTTCCCACAGGCGCCCCCGCACCCGTACCCCGCGCAGGAGCGGCGAGCGGGAGGTGTGGTGGGCCCTTCCGTTCATGATGGTGCTGTTCGCGCTGTTCGTGCTGCTCGGTGCAGGCTTGATCGTGAACGAACCGAACGGGTCATCGTCGGCGTCGCGGCCGCCGGCGAGTCTCGTGCCCCAGCACCCCGCCGCCCCCGAGCCGCCTCAGACGCGGCCCACTCTCCCGTCGCAGCGGGTGCAGAAGCCTGCCGAGCCGGCTGAGCCGCGCCCCGGCCGGGATGCCGCCAGGCCGACGGGAGTGAAGAAGGTCCTGCTGCGGCCCGGTGACACCCTCTACTCCCTCGCCCACGAGCACGACACGACCGTCAAAGCCCTCCAGAAGCTGAACAACCTGGGCACCTCGACCCTGATCTACGCCTGCGACACCCTGCGCGTACCCTCCACGCCCAGCCCCACCGGCCACGAGCCGAGGGCCGATTCACACCACCGGCCCGCGCCGGCACCGAAGGACACGGACACCCTTAGCAAGAAGAGGCCTGCGAAGGGCGGCGCCGCAGCGGTCGCCTTCGCCAAGGCCCAGGTCGGCAAGCCCTACATCTGGGGCGGCACCGGGCCCCGCGGATACGACTGCTCAGGACTCGTGATGCGCGCGTGGCAGAAGGCCGGGGTGCACCTGCCGCGCACCACTTGGGGCCAGGTCGACGCCGGCAAGGCCACCACCCGCGCCAAGCTCCTCCCCAGCGACCTGGTCATCAGCAACGGCGGCGGCCACGTCGCCCTCTACATCGGTAACGGCAAGGTCGTCCACGCACCCCGCACCGGCAGCACCGTCACGATCGCCCCGCTACCGCCCGCCTCACAGGTCGTCGCCTACCGCCACATCACCACATGA
- a CDS encoding TetR/AcrR family transcriptional regulator, which yields MPAESPTGKAPARSERADAQRNRQTVLTAAAEVFVASGVDAPIRQIAARAGVGMATIYRHFPTRADLVTAVYRHQIEACAEAGPDLLASADSPLDALRQWIDLFVDFLVTKHGLADALQSDSDRFATLHTYFLDRLLPVCAQLLDAAVNSGDIKPGTQPYELMRGIGNLCIGRDNDPRYDPRRLIALLLQGLRQPHAS from the coding sequence ATGCCCGCCGAGAGCCCCACGGGGAAGGCGCCGGCCAGAAGCGAGCGGGCCGACGCCCAGCGCAACCGGCAGACGGTGCTCACGGCTGCCGCCGAGGTGTTCGTCGCCTCCGGCGTCGACGCACCGATCCGACAGATCGCGGCCCGGGCGGGCGTCGGAATGGCCACGATCTACCGCCACTTCCCGACCCGGGCAGATCTCGTCACCGCGGTCTACCGCCACCAGATCGAGGCATGCGCCGAAGCCGGCCCGGACCTGCTGGCCAGCGCCGACTCCCCGCTCGACGCACTGCGCCAGTGGATCGACCTCTTCGTCGACTTCCTGGTTACCAAGCACGGACTCGCCGACGCCCTGCAGTCCGACAGCGACCGCTTCGCCACGCTGCACACCTACTTCCTCGACCGCCTGCTGCCCGTCTGCGCCCAACTGCTCGACGCAGCCGTCAACAGCGGTGACATCAAGCCCGGCACGCAGCCCTACGAGCTGATGCGCGGCATCGGCAACCTCTGCATCGGACGCGACAACGACCCCCGCTACGACCCCCGGCGCCTCATCGCCCTCCTGCTCCAGGGACTCCGGCAACCTCACGCGTCCTGA
- a CDS encoding alpha/beta hydrolase family protein: MSTSTATTADALGAPVPVLSFSPVVLSVPGRPVDLQVRVSAPATGTGLPVILLSHGHGPSNNLSSLNGYAPLANVWAAHGFVVVQPTHLTSRTLSHLVADAPGAPDFWRSRAEDMPHILDRLDVIENAVPQLAGRIDPTKVALAGHSLGGFTAALLLGAGLTDPDTGNVVHLVEPRIKAGVLLAAPGRGGDVLNGPMAEQWPIIGAVDFSTMTTPALVVAGDKDDPRHFTDMGPDWHADPYTLAPGPKTLLTLFEAEHGLGGIAGYDAAETTDENPERVAALARLTAAYLRTQLHPGDNAWQTARETLTTGPDPVGRVEAK; this comes from the coding sequence GTGAGCACATCCACCGCCACCACCGCCGACGCCTTGGGCGCGCCCGTCCCGGTCCTGTCCTTCAGTCCGGTGGTGCTGTCCGTACCGGGACGTCCCGTGGACCTCCAGGTACGTGTCTCCGCACCCGCGACCGGAACCGGCCTCCCCGTCATCCTCCTCTCCCACGGCCACGGCCCCTCGAACAACCTCTCCTCGCTGAACGGCTACGCGCCGCTCGCCAACGTCTGGGCGGCCCACGGATTCGTCGTCGTCCAGCCCACCCACCTCACCTCCAGGACACTGAGCCACCTGGTCGCCGACGCCCCCGGCGCACCCGACTTCTGGCGCTCCCGCGCCGAGGACATGCCCCACATCCTCGACCGGCTCGACGTGATCGAGAACGCCGTGCCGCAGCTCGCCGGACGGATCGACCCCACCAAGGTCGCCCTCGCCGGACACTCGCTCGGCGGCTTCACCGCCGCCCTCCTGCTGGGCGCCGGACTCACCGACCCCGACACCGGGAACGTGGTGCACCTCGTCGAGCCCCGGATCAAGGCGGGCGTACTGCTCGCCGCGCCCGGCAGGGGCGGCGACGTCCTCAACGGGCCCATGGCCGAGCAGTGGCCGATCATCGGGGCCGTCGACTTCTCCACCATGACCACACCCGCCCTGGTCGTCGCCGGCGACAAGGACGACCCCCGGCACTTCACGGACATGGGGCCGGACTGGCACGCCGACCCCTACACCCTCGCCCCCGGCCCCAAGACCCTGCTCACCCTGTTCGAAGCGGAGCACGGACTCGGCGGGATCGCCGGATACGACGCCGCCGAGACCACCGACGAGAACCCCGAGCGGGTCGCCGCCCTCGCCCGGCTCACCGCGGCCTACCTCCGCACCCAGCTCCACCCCGGCGACAACGCCTGGCAGACCGCGCGCGAGACGCTGACGACCGGTCCCGACCCCGTCGGACGAGTCGAAGCCAAGTAA